The window TTCCAGCGCCTTCGATAGTGTAACTTCATCCGCGTATTCGAGATCCCCGCCAACAGGCAGACCGTGCGCAATTCTTGTTGTCTTGATTCCCGATGGCCTAACGAGCCTTGAAATATACATTGCGGTCGCTTCTCCTTCAATAGTGGGGTTCGTAGCCAAAATTAATTCCTCAACTTCCTCATTTTGCAGTCGAACTAGCAGTGAAGGAACATTAATGTCTTCCGGACCTATCCCTTCCATTGGAGATATTGCGCCATGAAGAACGTGGTAAAGACCATTGAAGTCCCTCATTTTTTCCATAGCTATAACATCTTTCGGGTCTTGAACAACGCAGATCATCGAGCCGTCGCGCTGCGTATCCTGACAAATATGGCAAGGGTCAATATCAGTAATATGCCCGCAAACCGAACAAAATCGCAGATTACGTTTCGCATCGACAAGTGCTTTCGCAAAATCCAGTACAGTGTCTTCCTTCATACTTAAGACAAAAAACGCCAGTCGACCCGCTGTTTTCGGGCCGATACCTGGCAATTTCATAAAACTATCCATCAGTTTTGATATTGGTTCAGGGTAATGCATGTATGTGCCTCCTAGAACATCCCCGGCAGGTTCAATCCTTTTGTGAATTGACCCATCGTCGAGTTCGTTAGTTCTTCCGCTTTAGCCATAGCATCATTAGTAGCAATGACAATCAGGTCTTGTAACATTTCAACATCTTCCGGATCAACTACGGATGGATCGACAATTACTTCGACAACCTGTTTATCTCCAGATACGATAACTTTAACCATACCGCCGCCCGCTGCACCCTCGAGTCGTTTTTCACCAAGCTCTTCTTGTGCCACCGCCATTTGTTTCTGCATTTTCTGCATTTGCTTCATCATGCCTTGCATATTTCCCATACCCTTCATGTTCATTTCCTCCTCCTAGTTTTTTAATCGTCATGGACTTCTATGAAATCTTTACCGAAAATCTTTTCCGCTTCAGTTACAATCGGATCCGCATTTTCCTGTTCAGCTTCCTTTACGAAAGAAAGCATGTCATCGGCAGGAACCCCTTCATCGGAGTTTTCTGGTTCTTGCTGTTTCGCAAGCCCATTTTTCCTTATGAAGTCTCCTCTTACACCCAACCAACCCTCTTCAGGAACATATACAACTTCATATGCTTTCCCGGTTCTTGAACGCAAGGCATCTGACAGACCAGACCGAAGCGATGGATTTTCAGATGCCATCAGGCAATGAATTTCATACTTGAATTTTAACACAAAAGCATTCTCAGATGCTGCAACCGGTTCTGTCTCTTCAAGGAGTGCAGCATGCGACCTTTGCATTGTCTGCATCATGCCCGCCCATTCTTCCCGTATCGTCTTGATATCTTGTTTTGTTGCGGATTTCAAAACCTCGTGGATTTTACCTGTTGGAACCTTGAATCCTTGCGTAGATTTTGATGCACTCTTC of the Sporosarcina sp. FSL K6-1508 genome contains:
- the recR gene encoding recombination mediator RecR — translated: MHYPEPISKLMDSFMKLPGIGPKTAGRLAFFVLSMKEDTVLDFAKALVDAKRNLRFCSVCGHITDIDPCHICQDTQRDGSMICVVQDPKDVIAMEKMRDFNGLYHVLHGAISPMEGIGPEDINVPSLLVRLQNEEVEELILATNPTIEGEATAMYISRLVRPSGIKTTRIAHGLPVGGDLEYADEVTLSKALEGRREL
- a CDS encoding YbaB/EbfC family nucleoid-associated protein, producing MKGMGNMQGMMKQMQKMQKQMAVAQEELGEKRLEGAAGGGMVKVIVSGDKQVVEVIVDPSVVDPEDVEMLQDLIVIATNDAMAKAEELTNSTMGQFTKGLNLPGMF